The Geothermobacter ehrlichii genome has a segment encoding these proteins:
- the cysD gene encoding sulfate adenylyltransferase subunit CysD codes for MTHLEQLEAESIHIMREVAAEFENPVMLYSIGKDSSVMLHLARKAFYPGKIPFPLLHVDTTWKFRDMIAFRDRMAAEHGFELIVHVNEEGVAQGINPFTHGSALYTDVMKTEGLKQALDRYGFDAAFGGARRDEEKSRAKERIFSFRSANHRWDPKNQRPELWNLYNTRVRPKESIRVFPLSNWTELDIWQYIYLENIPIVPLYFAAERPVVERDGMLIMVDDDRLELLPGEQVQKKMVRFRTLGCYPLTGAIESTATTLPEIIREMLLTRTSERQGRLIDHDQAGSMEKKKAEGYF; via the coding sequence CGGGAAGTCGCCGCCGAGTTCGAGAACCCGGTGATGCTCTACTCGATCGGCAAGGACTCCTCGGTGATGCTGCACCTGGCCCGCAAGGCCTTCTACCCGGGAAAGATCCCCTTTCCGCTGCTGCATGTCGACACCACCTGGAAGTTCCGCGACATGATCGCCTTTCGCGACCGGATGGCGGCCGAGCACGGTTTCGAGCTGATCGTGCATGTCAACGAGGAGGGTGTCGCCCAGGGGATCAATCCCTTCACCCACGGCAGCGCCCTGTACACCGACGTGATGAAGACCGAGGGGCTGAAGCAGGCGCTGGACAGGTACGGTTTCGACGCCGCCTTCGGCGGCGCCCGCCGGGACGAGGAGAAGTCGCGGGCCAAGGAACGCATCTTCTCCTTCCGCAGCGCCAACCACCGCTGGGATCCGAAGAACCAGAGGCCCGAGCTGTGGAACCTGTACAACACCCGGGTGCGGCCGAAAGAGAGCATCCGCGTCTTCCCCCTGTCCAACTGGACCGAGCTTGACATCTGGCAGTACATCTACCTGGAGAACATTCCCATCGTGCCGCTCTACTTTGCCGCCGAGCGGCCGGTGGTCGAGCGCGACGGCATGCTGATCATGGTCGACGACGACCGGCTCGAGCTGCTTCCCGGCGAGCAGGTGCAGAAAAAGATGGTGCGCTTCCGCACCCTGGGCTGCTATCCGCTGACCGGGGCCATCGAATCGACGGCCACCACGTTGCCGGAGATCATCCGCGAGATGCTGCTGACCCGCACTTCCGAGCGGCAGGGGAGGCTGATCGACCACGACCAGGCCGGCTCCATGGAGAAGAAGAAGGCGGAAGGATACTTTTGA
- the cysN gene encoding sulfate adenylyltransferase subunit CysN: protein MNSQSELIAEDIHAYLKEQEEKSLLRFITCGSVDDGKSTLIGRLLWDSKLIFEDQLAALQADSRRIGTQGDDIDYALLLDGLQAEREQGITIDVAYRFFSTDRRKFIVADTPGHEQYTRNMVTGASTAQVAVILVDARKGVLTQTRRHSYLVSLVGIRHVVLAVNKMDLVDYRQERFEQIRRDYELFAGNLGFDEIVAIPISALKGDNVLKARGNTEWYDGPSLMNYLETVQVEDETRKKPFRFAVQWVNRPNLDFRGFSGTVASGQIAVGDEVAVAASGQTSRVSRIVTMDGDLEQARAGQAVTLCLADEIDISRGDLLARPDEAPHVSDHMEAKLVWLHEQPLRIGAEYLLKSGNRTLPARVRQLRFRVNVNTLDQEEGGALALNEVGVARIELSGALGFDSYRENRATGSFILIDRLTNATVGAGMIHQPLSSTAGDGQPLRLTTTDRAFALGQQPLLMLFPDDRPETAGELAEMTESLLHRQGRHTILFDGHAFLRQSADLLANDVGPDPAALLPLALRPLLQAGLQVLVTGPADSLNRLARQPDILGAQDLAVVESKQLRLQRQDRSATSPLTTTDSGRRARQIVQALRSLFSMV from the coding sequence ATGAACAGCCAATCGGAACTGATTGCCGAAGACATTCACGCCTACCTGAAGGAACAGGAAGAGAAGTCCCTGCTGCGCTTCATCACCTGCGGCAGCGTCGATGACGGCAAGTCGACCCTCATCGGCCGGCTGCTGTGGGACTCGAAGCTGATCTTCGAGGACCAGCTGGCAGCGCTGCAGGCCGACAGCCGCCGCATCGGCACCCAGGGGGACGACATCGACTACGCCCTGCTGCTCGACGGTCTGCAGGCCGAGCGCGAACAGGGGATCACCATCGACGTCGCCTACCGCTTCTTCAGCACCGACCGGCGCAAGTTCATCGTTGCCGACACCCCGGGCCACGAGCAGTACACCCGCAACATGGTGACCGGGGCCAGCACGGCGCAGGTGGCGGTGATCCTGGTCGACGCCCGCAAGGGCGTGCTGACCCAGACCCGGCGGCACAGCTACCTGGTGTCGCTGGTGGGCATCCGGCACGTGGTGCTGGCGGTGAACAAGATGGACCTGGTCGACTACCGGCAGGAGCGGTTCGAACAGATCCGGCGCGACTACGAACTGTTCGCCGGCAACCTCGGTTTTGACGAGATCGTCGCCATCCCCATCTCGGCACTGAAGGGTGACAACGTGCTCAAGGCGCGCGGGAACACCGAGTGGTATGACGGACCGAGCCTGATGAACTACCTGGAAACGGTTCAGGTGGAGGACGAGACGCGGAAGAAGCCGTTCCGCTTTGCCGTGCAGTGGGTCAACCGTCCGAACCTCGATTTTCGCGGCTTTTCCGGCACCGTCGCCTCGGGGCAGATCGCCGTGGGTGACGAGGTGGCAGTGGCCGCCTCGGGGCAAACCAGCCGCGTCAGCCGCATCGTCACCATGGACGGCGACCTGGAGCAGGCCCGCGCCGGTCAGGCGGTCACCCTCTGCCTGGCCGACGAAATCGACATCAGCCGGGGGGATCTGCTGGCCAGACCGGATGAAGCGCCGCATGTCAGCGACCACATGGAAGCCAAGCTGGTATGGCTGCACGAACAACCGCTGCGCATCGGCGCCGAATACCTTCTGAAATCCGGCAACCGCACCCTGCCCGCCCGGGTGCGTCAGCTCCGTTTCCGGGTCAACGTCAACACCCTCGACCAGGAGGAAGGCGGCGCCCTCGCCCTGAACGAAGTCGGCGTCGCCCGCATCGAACTTTCCGGAGCCCTCGGCTTCGACTCCTACCGGGAAAACCGCGCCACCGGCAGCTTCATCCTCATCGACCGGCTGACCAACGCCACTGTCGGCGCCGGCATGATCCACCAGCCGCTGAGCTCGACGGCCGGCGACGGACAACCGCTGCGTCTTACCACCACCGACCGTGCTTTCGCGCTCGGCCAGCAGCCGCTGCTGATGCTCTTCCCGGACGACCGGCCGGAAACGGCCGGAGAACTGGCAGAAATGACCGAGAGCCTGCTTCACCGGCAGGGACGGCACACCATTCTGTTCGACGGCCACGCCTTTTTGCGCCAGAGCGCGGATCTGCTGGCGAACGACGTCGGACCGGACCCGGCGGCGCTGTTGCCTCTGGCCCTGCGGCCCCTGCTGCAGGCCGGGCTGCAGGTTCTGGTCACAGGCCCTGCCGACAGCCTGAACCGGCTGGCCCGGCAGCCGGACATTCTCGGCGCACAGGATCTGGCCGTGGTCGAAAGCAAACAGCTTCGTTTGCAGCGGCAGGACCGGTCGGCCACGTCCCCCCTGACGACAACGGACAGTGGCCGGCGGGCCCGGCAGATCGTCCAGGCCCTGCGCAGCCTTTTCTCCATGGTTTGA